A section of the Humulus lupulus chromosome 2, drHumLupu1.1, whole genome shotgun sequence genome encodes:
- the LOC133814580 gene encoding uncharacterized protein LOC133814580 has translation MSKPPPPFPQRFQKQQQDGQFRRFLDVLKQLHINIPLVEDLDQMPNCVKFLKDISTKKRRLGEFETVALTEGCSAILKNIIPPKLKDSGSFTIPCSIGGRDVGRALCDLGASINLMPMSIFKKLGIGEVRPTTVTLQLANRSMAHPEGKIEDVLVQVDKFIFPADFIILDYEADRDVPIILGRPFLATGRTLIDVQKWELNMRVNDQQVTFNVFNAMKFPDEIEE, from the coding sequence atgagcaagccacctccaccatttcctcaacGCTTTCAAAAGCAGCAACAAGATGGCCAATTTCGGagatttttagatgttttgaaaCAACTTCACATCAATATACCGTTGGTGGAAGATTTGGATCAAATGCCCAACTGTGTGAAGTTTTTGAAGGATATTTCAACCAAGAAGAGGAGGCTTGGTGAATTTGAAACGGTGGCATTGACTGAAGGTTGTAGTGCTATATTGAAGAATATAATTCCTCCTAAATTGAAGGATTCGGGCAGCTTCACAATTCCTTGTTCTATTGGTGGTAGAGACGTTGGTAGAGCACTTTGTGACTTGGGGGCtagtatcaatttgatgcccatgtcaaTTTTCAAGAAGTTGGGGATTGGAGAAGTAAGACCAACCACAGTCACTTTGCAATTAGCGAATCGCTCTATGGCACACCCAgaaggaaaaattgaagatgtACTTGTGCAAGTTGATAAATTCATTTTTCCAGCTGATTTCATCATCCTTGATTATGAAGCGGATAGAGATGTTCCTATTATAttgggtaggccatttctagctacTGGGAGGACCTTGATTGATGTACAAAAATGGGAGCTTAATAtgagggtgaatgaccaacaagtGACTTTCAATGTGTTCAACGCTATGAAGTTTCCGGATGAGATTGAGGAATGA